The Thermosynechococcus sp. genome has a segment encoding these proteins:
- a CDS encoding ABC transporter permease, with translation MDIGESVRMAIATLKANRLRSGLTMLGIIIGNAAVIAMVGVGQGAQRYAASQFESLGPNTLFIVPGTPQARNRTFNVPQTLVLEDAKAIATQVPTVKEVAPQIQVQQRVTYRGRNTNVLIVGTTPTFPAVRSFTVAQGRFISNEDMERHRRVVILGWDLAKKLFINDNPVGQQVRIKNLSFEVIGVMAEKGAFLGNNQDEAAYIPITTMSSRIVGQRSPYGISLTFISVSARDEQSIDAAKFQITNLLRRRHQIVDEDDFTIQTQKEALQIIGNISNALTLMLAAIAGISLLVGGIGIMNIMLVSVTERTQEIGLRKAIGATQRDILAQFMIEAMILSALGGLMGTGLGVGGVMLVAMLTPLEAGVAPVAVALAVGVSGSIGLFFGVVPAQRAARLDPIVALRSV, from the coding sequence ATGGACATTGGCGAAAGTGTGCGCATGGCGATCGCCACCCTCAAGGCCAATCGCCTCCGCAGTGGCCTAACGATGTTGGGCATTATCATTGGCAATGCAGCAGTGATTGCCATGGTCGGAGTGGGTCAGGGGGCACAGCGCTATGCCGCCAGCCAGTTTGAATCCTTGGGACCCAATACGCTTTTTATTGTGCCGGGAACACCCCAAGCCCGCAACCGCACCTTTAATGTGCCGCAAACCCTTGTGCTTGAAGATGCCAAGGCGATCGCCACCCAAGTGCCCACAGTTAAGGAAGTGGCACCGCAAATCCAAGTGCAACAACGGGTAACCTATCGCGGCCGCAACACGAATGTGCTGATCGTGGGTACCACCCCGACCTTTCCCGCGGTGCGCAGTTTTACCGTGGCCCAGGGGCGTTTTATCTCCAATGAGGATATGGAACGGCATCGCCGCGTCGTGATTTTAGGCTGGGATTTGGCGAAGAAGCTCTTTATCAACGACAATCCTGTGGGTCAGCAGGTGCGGATCAAGAATCTTTCCTTTGAGGTGATTGGCGTAATGGCTGAAAAGGGCGCCTTCCTGGGTAATAATCAGGATGAGGCGGCCTATATTCCCATTACGACGATGTCTTCCCGCATTGTCGGGCAGCGATCGCCCTATGGGATTTCCTTAACCTTTATCTCGGTGTCTGCCCGCGATGAGCAAAGCATTGATGCTGCTAAGTTTCAGATTACCAACCTACTGCGGCGGCGGCATCAAATTGTGGATGAGGATGATTTTACCATTCAAACTCAAAAGGAAGCCCTGCAAATTATCGGCAACATCAGCAATGCCCTGACGTTAATGTTGGCAGCGATCGCCGGCATTTCGCTGCTGGTGGGGGGCATTGGCATTATGAACATTATGCTGGTGTCCGTGACGGAGCGTACCCAAGAAATTGGCCTGCGCAAGGCCATTGGTGCAACTCAGCGGGATATACTGGCACAGTTTATGATTGAGGCGATGATCCTCTCGGCCCTCGGTGGCCTAATGGGTACTGGCCTCGGTGTGGGCGGTGTCATGCTGGTGGCGATGCTAACCCCCCTAGAGGCTGGCGTTGCCCCCGTTGCTGTGGCTCTGGCTGTCGGTGTTTCGGGCAGTATTGGCCTCTTCTTTGGGGTGGTTCCCGCTCAGCGGGCAGCGCGGCTGGATCCGATTGTTGCCCTGCGCAGTGTTTAG